The sequence TGTGTACACTGTGGCACAATCTTGTTTGAACAAACCGTGATAatttccatttctgttaactgactaatgaagtttgttaaaacagcacaataacagtcactattttttcacaatatcagtatttttaaaaaagtttggacccacaatgcgtatttgacccagactccaatttttgtaagattgtttgtgtaattcattGGGGTTGGGGTTCTGTCAGGAACAAGACATAGAGAGACAACAGGACTCTAAGGCACGCAGATTCACGATGGATGAGGTGACCTGGGCAATTGGTAGATTGGGTGACAAACGGAGTCCTGGATCTGATGGGATTCCTGCACTGATTCTCAAAAGCCTTGTGAGATGGATCTTTTGGGAGATCATGGTTAATAGGGGTCTGGAGAGTGGCTTCTTCCCGGTTTGCTGGAAGGAGGTATGGGTGGTCTTCCTCCCCAAGGGAGGACCAGCTGGTTGGCCAGCAGAGTATCATCCTATCTGCCTGTTAAATACCACGGCTAAAGTGGTGAAAAGGATGCTGGCAGTAATTGATGAACTAAAAGCTGGGATGGATATTCACTTAAACCAATATGGCTTCTGTAAGGGAAAGTCGACTACCCAGGTGATCTCAAGAGTGATAAACTGGGCTGCGAGAGAAAGAGAGGGCACATGGAGAACGAGGAATATGCGGATGATGATTTTGTTAGATGTAAAGAATGCATTCGGCTCCATACTGTGGGGATCCATTATGGTGTCGCTGAGAGAGAAAGGCATTACTAATTAACTGTGCAGGCAGGTTGGAGATTATCTAAAGGATAAGTGGGCCACAGCTGATACACAACAAGGCGGTTATTGGTTTCAGCTGTTTGGAGGTGTTCCACAGGGGTCAGTGCTGAGGCCCCTGCTTTGGAATGTGGTTTATGACAGCGTGTTGAAACTTTGTCTGCCAGCACAGACGGAGACCATTGCATATGCCGATGATGACCTTGTGGTCCTTGTCAGCGGAAGGACGGAAGAGGAAATACAGACAAGAGGCAATTCTGCATTATCTTTAACTGACAAGCGGATACAAACACATGGACTGAAACTGGTGGTTAACAAATGTAAGTTCATTTGTTAATCAGGGCCCAACATAATTGGGTCCCGATTATAGGCATGCAAGAAAATGTACAGACTGAGTCACGGTCCTTGGATGGGCGCTCAGGAATGACATAGTTGGGCCTGGTTAACCCCAAGATATGGCTTTCATGCTGAAATTTccagcagcttctgttcgtttagttttgGTGGTCTTCCACTTTGAGCAATTCAATTCAGAAAACTAGTGCTTTATTAAATCGATATACTTGTTACCTTCATGAAAAatgtgttcaacgagaaaaatgcccTCCTCAACAGaaagaaacattatatttcttgCAACAATTGACTCTGATAAATGAAACAACATGAATTGAAGCATGTTCAATCACAGCTCAACAACTGACATCTCGGTTTATTACACCCAATGGTTGTCCACAGAGCAACTAACCTAACGTCGAAaggaatgcaccacataattatAAAGCATCTGCACAGTGCATAAACACTGAAATAAAGCCTACCTgtaaactcaaaaaagaaaaaaacactattatactataataaaattttttaaataaattttaattaataaaatattatatgtaattaaacttACATGATGAGCTTTAAAATGtacaaatggtaaaaatattagtGACATGTCAGTATCTGGGTAGGCAGTACAAACATAACCAATGATGGCCATTATAGCACCAGactataacacaaaaatttattccaaaaatacaaaattacagcgttaatcaaaactaatataacctaaataaattaaatactaagttaaaattaacttaattgagtttattacttacttatttaaatttattttgatagggATAAGTCAACAACTGTTATGCTAGTGCTTATTCAGTATTTAGTAAACCAAGTAGGGAAGAGGGACCCCacctttttctttactgcaagGCTTTTGATTACTTGGATCATGTACTAGTAAGTGAGAAATGTGTAGTGTCAATGAATATGCTCGGAGCATGCCTGCAGAAAGTTGAAGTATAGATGCTAATCGATAATGTTAGCTAAAAGTGTTTTTCAGTGTTActggataattaaattaattaattataagtgttTCACTTGTTCTATTTTGGATCTCACAgtcttgaaaacatttttttcttggcAACCACTTACCAGAAcaacctgttttaatttttacatatcacTTAACACGGCTTACTGGTATTAAAAGCAACAATACTGGTAAGAAATACATGCAAAACCAGAAAGGTCAACTTTAGAAgaaaattgttacataatatgAGCAAGAGAAGACATGTCTGACACAGGATATCAAAATTTTGCTTGAAAAATCTGCTTCTTGTGCTAAAGAAAATTTACTATGGAGCAGATGAATTTTACCTGAAAACAAAAGGAATAAGGAATAGATGAGATTTTCATGAAATGTTCAGATCGTACAACAGCCAAAAGATATTAATGAAGTTACCAgagtattatgaaataaatagaatgaaataagACATTTCATAGTCTAATTTTGGTCTGATGTGAAtgaataatgaacaaataaacaattaaattctggaataatttttttctttccattagtcttttattttaattttatatattcttttagtgTGCTTGTAACaagtttacattttcaaaatcatttacatGCTATACTTTTATATTCTGTATAACAcattggaatgttttttttttttttatggtgatttcatatttcctgaaaaattataatttcgctataatattaaaatttgaatttttttctaattacgtgAGCTTTTCATAACTACAACACAAAGAATGCTTCActaaaaatctaaacaattaaaactaaaaaaacaatctaaaccaTTTTATGGTTTATCACTGCtctcttttctaaaaaataatgtcGCATAGAAAGGAAACTTGTTAATTGCTACAGGCAGATAAAAGCAGTGACACTAAAGAATACTTcctaaagatattattaagagaaagatttgtgtaaaaatagaatacataGCAACCTATTTTAACAGTTtctatattaatatagtaaatcgATGACTAGGTGAATGatttgataaaattgtatttaaattaaacagttataaaaataaaattaattgtcaaagataatattatagttaaagataatattatactTAGCACTTATACTAGCGCACAAAAACCATTacaattttatcacaataattgACATTGTATTAAATACATATAGAGAATACTCATATTAAGagttaaattaactaaaagttaagtaaaatacAGAATGCATAATTTTTTGTCACTTATAAAATGATTCAgcttaaaaattttcatgaaaaaatttgtttaaatcactgGGGGCCAGATAAGGGCagtatggaataaaatatttaaaaaaatccccaACTTATTTCTTATACCAGTGAAGAAATATCAAAAGCCGCTTCCATGCATTGTTTATTGCTTTCTTCAGGCAGCAGGTCAATGAACTCATcggtacaaatttttttgtactttagagGTTCACTAACATATTTCTTACAACAGACTTTGAAAAtctgtgtataataaataatctgtcaATAATGAATGAGTTGCCGATTTTTATGAATctcaattaatatcaattttctgattcagtttttcagtcataagataaaaataaccagaacaatttttcttgtaaaatactgTATGAATGATGAGCTGatcgttttttattaaatatgattccCATTTTCTCATACTTAATTTACAACCTCATATACACTTTTCTAATTTGACTATCGATTTCTTTCTACAGGATGAgcttttttagtagaaaaaactGGATCATCCTTTGAATTGCAAATTTCAGAGAAATTCAGTGTTTTACATGTATTTCATACAGGACACAATAGTAATGTATTTAGTCATGAAATTTGGCTTAGAATGAGTTAATGTAATggaatggtttttattttctggatgacctttacagttattattttcagttattttttaaaatattaaattttaaaaaagtattttaattattaaaaaactatatatacttatataaagtaaaacaaaaaaaaaaaaaaaacatactgctCCCAATGAAAGCCCAGATACTCcaaaaacagatttatataataaactagtTAATGAGGATATGCAACCAGCCGCCATGTACAATCCAACAAATTGTTCTTTGCCCAGGGCAGCGACAGTtcctaaaaagaacaaaaacattataaacaatgtaaacgataccataatttcttttattaatatatttttaaagataatgcaAATTATGTCCATAAATTTGATTACCACAGCAGAATGATTCCAAAACTATTTAACaccaagtataaagaaaaataaaatttgaaaaaacccaCAGTGAAGTCAATATTTTGTAAATCCAAAAATACCatcttttatttacagttttatttatttattgaatatagatTTGCATACATCATATAATTACTGCATTCAATAacgtaaattcattttaaaaaaaagcggCGGGTGTGAAtggataattttgaattattcagaGTAAATTCAAAGTTTATGACACCATTTAGTTTTCTAGTCATTGCCATTTAGTTACATGTCATATTGATTGGTCAGAAGTGtagaatacattaatattaaacacatttaaaaaacaaaatggtgacTGCTGtgctgtgaaaaaataaatataaaaattatggtgGCAGAGAGGCTATTGTGACTTCAGAACAAATTAATGACATGATTCAAATGTCTTTTGgctataaacagtaaaattatattatgaattaaaatgtatGGATTTAGGAGAAGAGGACTGACTACTTAGTACCTACAATCCAAGAATATCAATTACTGCACAACAAGATCTTTTTAGAAGCTGCAAACATGTCCTGGAACAGCAGCAGAGAAATTATTggatctttaatttattttgaagtcagTCAATTGCCTGGTTTCATGctatttattcacaaatccttTCTTCTGTTCTATCCTAATCGTTCAACattagtatatttattacatcattcATCCTCCATTGTCCGTTTCACACATTTTATAATCATCAACTCCTCTACAGTTTTTATCTTAACTACTTATCTCTCCATCACCAAACTATTGATCTCCATCAGCTATAAATTTATTCACCCCCAACCAACTTTGACTGTTAAGATTCTGCCAAAACTTTCTTTTCTCTCATGTTTCTGTTAAGATCTTTTCTTTAGCGATTTATTAAACTACCAACTTTCAACATCCTCTTGTAACATGATGTTTCAAAAATCTCTATTTACACTTTCCCTTTCTGGTTTTCCTATTATCCATAATTTACAACCATAAAACACTAAccctacattaatattttcaaaaattgggGTATGTGCTCCTTTATCTTGCTTCTTCATTAGCCTTCATTCAATCACAAACTTTTCaccttattataaaattctttttatgggGATCTTTAAAGAGCTGAGCATTCTCTCATTacctccaaaataaaattaatcaactgaAGGCTAGAATTTGACAAGATTTCAATGGACCTTCTTTAAGATGTTACTGTGGATTACAGTGAAATTACATTCATGAATTCAAGAAAGTGTAACTTATCGATGGTTACTACCTACATTATGgtaacctaaaataatttttaagtaaatgcaAGATGAATGGCATAACTTTAGTTTTTGCAGTTAAACGgtgtaaatatttaagttaaataaatttaaatttaattacacattcatttaaattgtctGTTCTTGGCTGTAGAATTCTTAGCACCAGAAATACTTTTCACACTGATTGGTAAtcatctattataaattttaattctaatatatatacacaaaaatatctTCCTCTTTTAAAGGTATTCTGATATTTGATACTCCAACGATTACCATAGGGTATTTAAGACAGTCAGTCATTAACctacctttaaattatttttaattttttttagctaattcTCTAATGGTAATAGAATAAAAGTtcagtagttaatttttcaaattaaaaaaaggaaaaattattctgatatgggttttttaaaaccaatatgcAAAGCATTGTTTCAGAATTGAAAAtatggtttaaattttgtaaaataaaacaaatggtacttaaatttttagttaaatttaaatgcacAAAGCAATTAAGAAGACTACCTCAGTTACCACTTGAAAATTGGTGATAGAACAAAATAACTGTAAGACCTGGTCAGATCAtaacattgaatatttttttctaaataaaatcaatagtttgttttatcaaactttaccAATACACTgtctgaatcaaaccagtcaattaaaacaattataattgttGGAAATAATTTCTCAAGAATTCTTGAGCTGTTTATTTAGCATATTGTAATTTCGCTGATCTACAGTAAgtctataacaaataaataaagatatgcaAGTTGGTATAGtgtgaaaaacattattatataagtCAAGATATATAAATCAGTACACTATAATAACACTGTTACTAATGAACacatgcaaaaacaaaaaatgtgaacAAGCAAAGAATGAGTAACATTCATGAtgtcaaaattagattttaattttatggtcagATATAAGCGTATCACTTGGCTTCTAAATTCaagcaaataatttcaattatatatatttttgttaagataCAAGGAGGCTTTGAAAACTGAATTCTTACTTCAAGACATAATGATAAACATTACTCtgatactgtaaaaaaaactatagtaGTGGAGTTACGTAGTTTCTGAAATTTTATGACCGTGGATTACAAACTCAAACGGAAGCACTTGCAAGATTGCATCATTTGACTGAGAGCAAATGATATACACTGTacaatgaaaaatacagaaaagtacTTTCTTGTTATGAAATATATGTTACATAATAATGTCTTGAACCATATGGAAAATAGTGTTAGGacagaaatttatgaaaagaataagATTCACTGAAAATGAATTGTCTTTTTTTAGAATTACCATATCAATACTAAATTtccaatttatataatacaaaaaaaaaataaaaaataaactaataaaaaaataacctcaatatttaaattttaatctgataataaagtaataatgaaaaagttttaattgattATCTTACCTTCAGAAAAACTATGCAATACATACATGTTTGCAGCTAAATGTAGAAATGAATAATGACTAAAAGTTGAGAGAACTAATGGCCAACACAAagcagctgaaaaaaaaaaattaattataggcaTGAAGAATCTGTCAAAAACCTATTCTCTTAGGGCTAATCACCGTTCTACAGTATGCAAAACTTTCGATTacgttctgaataaaataaacgaaaaggcATCTGAGTGGATTCGCTTCCCACAGAATGCTCATGAGTTAAATGAAGCCAAGAGAAAATGGAGTTCTCGCTTTAAAATGCCGAGCGTAATAGGTGCTGTGGATTGCACGCACTTAGAAATAAATACGTCACTTTatttgaggtctataaatatcttttctgacaaatgatatcggtaaacatgtaacacataacgattcgtaatgaataagagtttacagtaaaaatgggtttttgtcaatatgaatagccttttgagtggtgggaatttttataaaatgtagttttctgaatctacgttcacttatactaacatatgttactaatctgtgatttatgacacgggtttttcatcatattttgatgaaaactgatgcttacggttttttgagaCTCACAAGaccccagtactggaacattatgaggaaaggggcacgacaataaacagtgcgcgttacagtgagatgcttactgtcaagctgaagcctgcgattcgaagcaaacgccgaggactgctgtcgaaagtttttgtgttgttgcacgacaatgcccgtccacatactgctgcccgcactgaTGAAaagctccagaaactcaactttgaagtaccggctcatcctacgtacagtcctgatcttgccccttctgattaCCACTTGTTTCGTCctctcaaagaggcattaatttttttttgttttttgagggcAAAAAACGTCTatgtgttatcatttttttatgaaaaaaataaaataaattaaaaactaatctaaCGGAGgtagtaaaacttaaaactaatatcacgggtaaacacaaaagtaaatataatttaacaaggtCCGAGATGGGTGCAAAACTCCCATTCTCGGGtaacaaaaagacaaaaataaaaaaatataaaaccgctaacataaaacttagaactaggttaaaaactaaaatagtaaaattaaataaaacttaaaactaatataaaattatataataaaaaattaaaactgagttaaaagcaaaaattaaaacggtgaaataaaacttaaaactattatatttacagaattacttacaactaatatcactaaaatcttacaacttaaaaaaaaaaaaaacaaataaaatttgagaaattccgatagggagtgtaaaagactccctactcggataacaaaatcaGAACACAGAACCAacacatataagttctttcattgacaacaaatgcacaatcaactgtatcgttttgtttccaTCCATCAATGTAtaccaccgcgtctgggttcatcttggagagaacacactgaaatatttgctggaagacaataaatagtgttgattgtttattgtatgtcgtaaggtcaaaagtaaaatttataaggtttattccccgcggtggatatgagcaaggatacgttggaaagaatgacggtgtgtaaacatttatatgctgcagtagACGTCGGGTACGAACACCTACTGATGCAGTACAATGTGGATGGTCCTCGTACTttcttaaattaggatttctaaagaacgagtcaaaagctgggtgatttggctgtcctttgagacgagcaaaataagataataaaagctggtttcGTCTATCCcgaagtgatggttcaccacagtctacaagatTTTGGGATTTCTGTGCCAaaaacttcgttttgggcacagaaatcccaAAATTCTACACACCCATCCAGCCGTAACCGGTCGTCAAAGCAGCCCGCTTCCGTTCCGCAAGCCGCGGCCGCAAACCACCACGAAccaacaggagacagtcatcggcgaaagcacGAGCCGCGAACCTTTTCGGGAATGTCAGCCaaagaaatccgtcaaataccaaaCTACAGAGCAGAGAACCGAGAACGAAACCCTGCAGGATTCCCCCGATGAGGACCTTCCACAGAGAGCGGCGCATCTCCAAACAGAGCCGCACGGTTACACAAATAGTCTCAAACTATTTTGCGGTGGTCAATttggccagttattatttttagtttaccagtctgcatcAGTGAGCGTAGATTGTGTatggaaatgtaggtgatttgctttggtttgactttggactttgtatttttgttatttgtttacgTAGTGTTGAGGCATTCCAGTCCTCCGattgcatgttatcttctaaaTGGCAGTCCACCATATCCaaatgctgccttctctgaactctggtgttgtTTAGTTCAGACGGTGAAgtatttcttaaaagacctttcatggttgactgtcaaGGGGTTACCTGTAGTGAGACTAGGTCctgagttacaactctagatgtgctctagtgaggtgtgatttgatgataaatgaagctatgaagtttgattagatt comes from Lycorma delicatula isolate Av1 chromosome 3, ASM4794821v1, whole genome shotgun sequence and encodes:
- the LOC142322376 gene encoding presenilins-associated rhomboid-like protein, mitochondrial isoform X1, yielding MPIINFFFSAALCWPLVLSTFSHYSFLHLAANMYVLHSFSEGTVAALGKEQFVGLYMAAGCISSLTSLLYKSVFGVSGLSLGASGAIMAIIGYVCTAYPDTDMSLIFLPFVHFKAHHAIKAIMTLDAAGILFKWQFFDHAAHLGGAIVGIGWYYYGNYYIWQNRKYVVQAWHDFRSSFD
- the LOC142322376 gene encoding presenilins-associated rhomboid-like protein, mitochondrial isoform X2, which produces MPIINFFFSAALCWPLVLSTFSHYSFLHLAANMYVLHSFSEGTVAALGKEQFVGLYMAAGCISSLTSLLYKSVFGVSGLSLGAAIKAIMTLDAAGILFKWQFFDHAAHLGGAIVGIGWYYYGNYYIWQNRKYVVQAWHDFRSSFD